The following are encoded in a window of Anopheles stephensi strain Indian chromosome X, UCI_ANSTEP_V1.0, whole genome shotgun sequence genomic DNA:
- the LOC118505301 gene encoding RYamide receptor-like, producing MNQSSLAPANGTPTEGINGSEILLCDGASTIPEGIASARFQVLVWAAYTSTLAASVVGNCSVLAIVASQPRMRTVTNLFLANLALGDLLMTLFCVPFSSVSLFVLQYWPFGAALCQAVNYFQAVSVLVSAYTLVALSADRYRAIMWPLRSRRRPPRRPVALLLIGVVWAGAAATALPIPLHSELVQPSAWHAHCDQAVCTEVWPDAAADRAYSLTLTLAQFALPLATLVYTYSCIGWRVWVRSTNASFPSSSVRQFRRARRRTVQMTLAVVAAFVVCWLPFNALLLAPLDDPTWAPLPYLWFAFHWLAMSHCCLNPLIYCYMNAKFRAGFRALLLQPFVRLWRPCRYQRWRHPRTIATTSSERLPVGSTEVELTAQTRPKPLPLFDGAICPEED from the coding sequence ATGAACCAGTCCAGCTTGGCTCCCGCCAACGGCACGCCAACGGAAGGGATCAACGGCAGCGAGATACTGCTGTGCGATGGTGCATCAACCATTCCGGAAGGTATCGCGAGTGCCAGGTTTCAGGTGCTGGTGTGGGCGGCCTATACGTCGACGTTGGCTGCGTCGGTCGTGGGCAACTGTTCGGTGCTGGCGATCGTCGCGAGCCAGCCAAGGATGCGTACCGTCACGAATCTGTTTCTGGCCAACCTGGCGCTCGGTGATCTGCTGATGACGCTGTTCTGCGTACCGTTCTCGTCTGTGTCGCTGTTCGTGCTGCAGTACTGGCCGTTCGGGGCGGCACTGTGTCAGGCGGTCAACTACTTTCAGGCGGTGTCGGTTCTGGTGTCCGCCTACACGCTGGTGGCGCTCAGTGCGGATCGGTACCGGGCGATTATGTGGCCGCTGAGATCTCGCCGTCGACCACCGCGCCGTCCGGTGgcactgctgctgattggagtCGTGTGGGCCGGTGCGGCTGCAACAGCGCTACCCATCCCGCTTCACTCGGAGCTGGTGCAACCGAGTGCTTGGCATGCGCACTGTGACCAGGCCGTTTGCACTGAGGTGTGGCCAGACGCGGCCGCTGATCGGGCCTACTCGCTCACGCTGACGCTCGCCCAGTTCGCACTTCCCCTGGCCACGCTCGTCTACACGTACAGCTGCATTGGGTGGCGCGTATGGGTGCGGAGCACTAACGCAAGCTTCCCGTCGTCCTCGGTGCGCCAGTTCCGACGCGCTAGAAGACGCACCGTCCAGATGACGCTAGCGGTCGTCGCGGCGTTCGTCGTCTGCTGGTTACCGTTCAACGCACTGCTGCTGGCACCGCTCGACGATCCGACCTGGGCACCGTTGCCGTACCTGTGGTTTGCCTTTCACTGGCTCGCCATGTCACACTGCTGCCTGAATCCGCTCATCTACTGCTACATGAATGCGAAGTTTCGCGCCGGCTTTCGggcactgctgctgcaaccGTTCGTGCGGCTTTGGCGACCGTGCCGCTATCAACGGTGGCGTCATCCTCGGACAAtagccaccaccagcagcgagCGGCTGCCCGTGGGGAGTACTGAGGTCGAACTTACAGCTCAGACAAGGCCGAAACCGTTGCCCCTATTCGATGGCGCCATTTGTCCGGAGGAAGATTGA